The Cryptomeria japonica chromosome 2, Sugi_1.0, whole genome shotgun sequence region TTTTTTCTTTGTGGGTCCTTCTACTTGCATTGAGTATTTTTCGCTTTGCCTTTGAGCAGGATTTTTCTAGGCGTGCTCCCTCAAACACACTCTCTGGAATCTGGTCACTCTATTTTAAAGAACTTCTGGATCTACTTTTTCTTGCTATGCTTATGCATGATTTCTAAGAAAAAGTTCTGCCTACTTTTGCTTGGAACCCCACAAATGGTGAACCTCCTTGATCCCATTGATGCCTCCCACCTCCGAGCTCTCCATCTTGATGTAAATCAAAACGCAAAAGTTTTTCATGTGGAGGCGATTGAACGACTTTGCAAATCTTTGACTCTACCTCTAATGGACTAGGGCAACGAATTCTAAATTTGGCAATTTTAGGAAACTTCCCTAAGATGTTGCCCAAAACATAGTGAATATTTCATTACTAacattttaataaaatcttattttattatataaaactTATAGATCATATAGTACGCTAAGTAGATTAATTTGTAAAACAAAATTAAACTAAGGTTGTGTTATAGTTGTAAGGTTTGTTAAATGTTATAAGAATAGTGAGAGATTTGTTAAAATAGTAAATTTGTGATATGgaagaaaatattatttttgttaGGTGAAATCAACAAACCAAAATAATTATTATTCTACCAAACAACAAGGACATTAAACACACATCATAGATCACAACCAACAAAGGTTTTGGGTAGTACTTAGATGATAATAGTATTCATTCATATAATTCCATCCACTATTCATGTTTGACTCACAAGTGTTCccccttgttccaaagctcccattttgacatAAATAGGGACGATGTTAGAAAAGTTTGTTGAAATTTAGCTTTACACTTGCGAATTGCATTTTCTCAAaagtttttaaaatcattttcaacatattcattttgtgcatatcctttaATCATTGTGCCAatcccattttcttgaaaattttctaATTACTTTTCAACAAATCCAATCATTCCTATCTTACAAACATGGCATACCATGAAACCACacttctttgaggcattttgtcaaacaattcatgcACCTTGCCTATGCTTTCACATAATATTGCATACCTATCTAGGAGGGTATTTACAACTACATATCTAATAAAATTCCTCTATTCTTTATGCTTCATTAGATATTCATACCCTATTATGAAGATATATGCACTTGTAGCTTAGTGCATATTGACAAATGCCAACTTATTAGGTTGGAGTCATTTGTTTAAGAGCCCTTCTACATTTTATATATAtacttattattaatttattttttaagaatCCTTCAACACAATGCAATTACAATTAACCAAATGCCTAAAACCTCTACCTTGACTTAAAACTGTCCATGTAAGATTATTCAATGACATTTATCTATCAATGCCTTGATGACATGTGGAAGCTTATCAACTATACACatgttttttttattatataagggTGCATTGAGTTAAATCAACATTAGGGCCAATTGCCATGTAAACATTGAGGTAAGGTGAAGAGATTAATTACAAACACTTAAGAGTTTCCCATGGACCCCAACTTTGGACACATGGTGCATCATTATAAGATTTTAGGTCAAATTTTCTTAGCAACTAGGCAGTTTAGGCCACAAATTTTTTTATGCACCATCCATTTTAGTTAGAAAAAATATCATTCTTTTGATATTTCCTATTTTATTCCAATGGAATTCCTCTAACCCCCATTTAGATTAGTTATTACCCTCAAGTGTTACCACTATCCTTATACTAGTTACATTAGTCAGGTCCACTAACCCCTAATTGTATGGCTCTGAACCCACGTATATTGTCTTTGGCAATCCCTAGCCCTCTATTAGTGTACCTAGTAAAAATACAAAAGTTTGGAAAAGGGTGTGTTCAAAGCATTATGGAAGGGAATTTTAATTAGACTTTGTAGAACTTTGCAAGCaccaaaataaacacacatgtataaTATATACATAGTTATTAGCGGTGGCTATCATGACTTGATGGTAGACTTATATTTTATATATACGTATCTTTAATATTTGTGTtgtttatattaaaattattataatttaatataataatagcTTCAATAAATTTTGACTAATGTATATAATTATAATTTGAAATTTTACATATTATAAAACATAAATTGATGACCATTCAATTTGTACTTTCAATTTGAATTTATAATAGTGTAAGTGATAATTACTTAGGTtctattaattatttaaaatatagtACATGAATGTACTTTACCACTAAAGAAAATTATGAGAATCATGGAAAAGAAAATGGTTGCACCTCCACGTTCCCACACACCATAAAACATAAATCAATGAACATACAGTTTatagtttaaattttgaattaaaaaaagtgTGTAAGAAATGATTATTTAGATTCTATGAATTATTTCAAACATACTACatgaatttatatttataaaaaaattatgagtAATCATGAAAAAGAAAATGGCTACATCTCTATGTTTTTCTAATAATCATTTTCATAACCATTcatatttaagaaaataatgacatAAGAATGCtaattttatagaaagatccaGTACATAAATAAAGATTGAACCAAGATCAATTTGACTAGTGTTATTTATAAGACATCCAATATTATAAAATTTCAAACAAATTGAAAATtacttttaataaaattttaaatatttgtatGATGACAACTAAAAAAATCATTCCATTGATCTCTTAAGAAACTTTATTTTTTATACTATCCCTTTGattgatttttcttataaaatactttttgataaaaataaataaataaataaagaacacCAAAAATAGTATAATCTAATAGACAACTTATTGAAAAACGGTAAatataaatacaaatcaattataaTTATTACATCCTATTTTTGTATGCATcatatcaatataaaaatgatataAACTTTTGTATATGCATCATGTTCCTTTAAAAAATGGTCAATAGACTATGATGTTAAGCCTTGAGGACAATTGGCTTCTTTCCACTCCTGAATAGCAGATTTAAGAGAACGGTTTGGAAGGAGATTGGTGTGATCTACTCTCGCATTTGTCATTGGTGAGGTGTTGTGACCAGAATCAAACCATTCCTTGATTGCCTCCAATTCATAGGTAAAGCCATCCGCAGCAAAGTGAGGATCATCCATGACCTCCTGCAAATTATGCCAATTCCTtactaataaaaaatgcatttgtaAAAGTTGTAAGGATATAAAAAGGATACTTACATGAGAGATGGGACATGTATAGAGGCTAGGAACTTGTCTTTCTTGAGCAGGCTGGACAATTATTGAGGCAGGTTGGACAACTGTTGGGGCAGGCTGAACAATGGCCGAGGCAGTAGCTTGAAGTTCATCAAGAGTATTAGTGAGAGTGGGATGAAGATTAGGCCTATCTTGTTGACTGGCTGCTGTGCATTCAAGGGCAAGATATGCTAAGTGTAAAGCCTGATCAAAGGGCCATTCCCCAGCTAAAGGATCTAGCAAGTCATCCAAGTGTCCAGTTTCTAGTGATTGTGAAACCTTTCTCACCAATCCAAATGCCTTTTGGCCTGTGAGAAGTTGAAGAATAATGATCCCCAAGCTATAAACATCTGATTTGTCTGTAAATTCGCCTGTTCTTTGATACTCTGGATCCAGATATGATATATTGCCTCTTATGAGTGACTCTTGAGGTAGAAGCTTTGCCATGCCCGAATCACTGATCTTACTAGTATTAAATTCATCTAGCAAAATGTTTTCGGGCTTCAAATTGCAGTGAAAATTTCCATTTGGCTTTAAACTATGAAGGAAGTGTAATGCTGAGCAAACTTCACTAGCAATGCGAACTCTGACATGCCAGACCAGCGGTGAAGTGCCATTTTTGCAAAATAGACGATCCGCCAAGCTTCCATTGACCATATATTCAGACACGATACATCCTCTATCCAAGCACTCTCCCACAACCCTTACCAAATGAACATGTCTAACATCCCTTAATACATCCATCTGCCAAAGCAACATTTAAACCATAAAATGTATAGAATAAGAACTTACAAGAAAACAGACAACAAAATTTTCAAGGATTAGCCATCAAATTTAGGCCCTGCTCACAACTAGTGACCCTCAGTACTACTGATTATCACTCTATCTCCATTTTTTGTCTATGCAATAAGGAAAAAGGATAGTAATGGTAAGATAATTTGGTGGGTGTTTTACCTGCTGATGAAATATTTGCTGATCTAGATTGAAGCCATTCTCTCTCCTAATCTTCACGGCAACCCCAGTCTCCTCTATTTCACCTTTGTATACCACGCCGTAGTCTCCTTCCCCAACTTTCAAATGCTCTGAAAAATCGCCAGTGGCagatttgatgtcgttgagagaaTATATTCTGTAAAGAAGATTAGCCGAGGAGGAGGGCGAGGTTTCGATCCGCGGCCTCGACTCCATGTAATCTTGAAGCTTTATGATTGCGTCATCCTTTTCTCGCATTAGGCAATTGTTTATCCCCTTCAGCCGCTCGATCTCTTCAAGTGCTGTTTCGATCTCCTGCGAGTGCTCTATCTCTATCTCTGCGAGTAAAGCTTCCAGATCCTCCATGCTCGCCATTGCTGGAGCTCAACGTAACCTCCGTTCTTTTTAACATTACACGACCCAGTCTAACAGAGAAGCTGCCTTTCAATTACAAAAATCCAGTTTTGAACTAACGGGGAAGTTGCCTTTCACGTACAAGATCCTTGTTTGAACTAATAGAGAAGCTGCTCTTCATCTAGAAGATCGATTTTTGAACTAACGGAGAAGCTACTCTTCATCTAGAAGATCGATTTTTGAACTAACAGAGATGCTACTTTTCATCTTAAAGATCGATTTTTGAACTTTTCAAACGGAAGCCGCCTTTGACGGACAATATTCAATATTGACCAGTTCCAGTAAACATTCCCGAGTCGACGTGGGGTCCCTCATTCAATTATTGAACGTGGGAACTGACTTCTGAGAGATGTAGTTGCTACGCAAATGCAGAAAGAGTCCAAACCAAAAACTAAAATTTCCTTCCCCATTCTGCACACATTAGAATCTAACACGACCCAATTTATTTTTCCTTCAGTCTAAGACTCTTCTGCCAAATTTCCATCAACCAGCCATTTACGAAAATTCCAATTTCTATCGACCGATCCTTTCCAAACACCTTAAGGTCTGTCAAGGGACACCGCCATTGACGCCACAAAGGGACGCGTGTTGGGGGGCGGGTCCCTACCTATGTACTCCCCAATGGAGTCTCCTGCATGTTCTCTGTACGTCAACTAAATTAATGTTAACTCGCATAAGAAAATCTTACACAGTGCCTAATCTTTCGCTGTCTATCTGCTAAGCAGGTACGGTGTAttcttattaattttttattatagaaaatgataaagtggattttattttattttattatttaaaaattaaaaataaactttTAAAAGGGGGTTCAAAAATTAGGAAGAATAGTACTTggcttgataaaaaaaaattaatttatatctatttttttcaaattttatttagaaaaatattattaaacatttcatttaaaaataagaGCTATGATTATAGCTAAAAACTGATTTATTTGCTAAAAACTGAACATTAAAAAACATACTGATGTGGATGGAATAATGTGACATTAGCCTAAAAGACAAAACATGTGAGTGGGATAATCTAGCAGCAAAATATAGCACATGTCAAATTAATTATAAGAAACgaaaagttaaaatcaaaatttgtgACTGGTTAGTTGGCTAGGTTTAGAAACATTATAGAATGATGACTGCACCAAAccatagtgaaaaatatatttaacAAAATGAATGATAATAGTAAAGGTAAGGGATTGAAACGCATTAATGCCAAGATAGAACTCaagataaataatttataatttataaagtAAAAAAATATACCTCTTACTTttacaaattaaattttttatataatattaaaattaattaaagaaaatagaaaaaaaaaaaaaaaaaaactgtaaaAAAATGAATCAACAAACTTACGTTTTACAATTAAAAATATGCATCTTACTTttacaaattaaattttttatataatattaaaattaattaaagaaaataggaaaaaaaaaaaattgtaaaaaaatgaaTCAACAAACTTACGTTTTACAATTTTGTTTACCAATTTACTAGCTATTGACCAAATTCTTATATGTCCCTACAAGGAGAAACATTTTAGTACTCATAGCTTCTTAaataaatgacaaaagaaaatgaaaattaaaagttaaaataagATTATGTATTTATTGTAACTCATTTAAAATGTAAGAATTGAAATTTAAATGTTTACCATAGCAAACAATTTGaagttatatattttttaaaaatttaaaataatgaaaaaaaaattatacaaaatgaattgataggttgATTAAAATAGAGCAAATGGATTGTTATGGTAAGCAATCCACAACTATTTTGAAAGCTATATTGAAAAGTTGAATTATGAGTTTCCAAGGGCTCCTAGTGGAAATGGAGAGCCCTTTGACTAAAAGTATATATTCATTTAAATGATTTAGTAGCATTCCAAGTGAACCTAAATGATTGGCTTTTTTTTGAACTCCAACTAGCAAGACCATAAGATAAATCCATTATTGCATGGAGAAAGTTATCTTTCACTAATGATAGATCTGGatgcactttttttttctttttttcttttatcttaCTTTATTGAAATATCCTCAAATATTAttctaattttgaagataatgcaaatAAATCCCAATTGAGAAAACTTTATGGACCAAAATCTCTTAACTCTTTAGCTTAAGATTTATTACTTAGAATTGAAATATTCTAAACATTACCCAGAATTTAGATTGATAGAATGTTCCTATCATTTTATTATAATCCCGATGCACCACTGGTCTATTTTGATGGTCTTACAACATTTCAAGCTTTTTAATTTTTGTTAAAGGTTTAATGTATGGAATTAAAATAATTTTGTGTaaattaggaaaaagtaaaaagaaaatataaataacAACTAGGAGTTCAATTCATTAGTATATTGTCGTATTTTTTGGTTATATACTTTTATTTtagtaattaattttattttttaaatattaaatggaAGAAGATTTAAGTTTATAATTGATAAGTAAAATTGATTCTTAAATTTAAGTTTGAAAAACTGATataattacaaagatattattttCTTGAAactataattatttgataattttgcAACAAATTTATTTAGTTACTCTACATCATGAAAGAGGGTTACGTTTGTAATTTCTTTGAAAAgaagttgattttttttatttttctaaaaagtaatttttttatttttttttcgattttcctaaaaagtaatttaaaaaatataaacatatcattttttttttcctaGTACCAAAAAAATCAATCATTTAAAGTATCAtatcttttaaaatatattttgatgaTCAAAAAGACATGATAAATGAGCTTTCATTTTGTTGCTTTCAATTTcctatgatgatttttttttttattgtgagaCTTGAACATAATATTAAACGGAGTacaatattgattattattattacaaAACAATTATTTGAGTGGAAAGTTTCCAAAATGCTACATAGTATGATTTTCCCAACAGTGAGTAGGAACCGTAAAGGATGCATGCGACCTATGTAGCCAAGATTTATATTAGATTAAAATAACATTTTTTTAGCATATGGTGCAGGGTTGGGATTCTCATCACTGAAAGCAACTTATTCATATGGCCTATCCTGTGCACTATCAACTGTTTTACCTGGTTcaatctttttctcctctttttttgggtcctattttggggaAGCCTCTTTTATTCTCTTCCTTGGAATGTCCTATAAAAACCATGTTTATGGAAAAGACAGCTGACAAGGGCCTTGAAAGATAATAACTGTCAAAAGGGTTTTACGCATGAAGTTTTATCCCTTAGAAGCTTCCTACGATGTTCATGTGAATAATGAACCAAGAGAAAATCAAGGAATCAACTCAATCAGAAGGCATGAATCAAATAAATCTATACCATTTGTGATTACTATGCACGCATATACCCATACACTACTTCCCAACTAGAAtgagattttataaataaaatatcaaTGCCCATTTAATAAACCCAATAATGAAATCTAAAAATAAAAGTGGAATGAAGTTAACAAAGTGTCCCTCTGATATACCAATTTAAGCTTCAAGTTTTCATTTTTAAGGTTACCAAAAATCTATATTGCTAGGTATGCAGGAGTTGGCCTCTCTACCTTGACTAGAATGGGTCTTCTCCTGGTTGTCCTTTTATTTCTAaagatattgaaaatatatatagagagagagaaccAAACATGGGTAAAATTTTTGGATTGCCAAATTGGATATACCAGACTTAAACTGAGAAAAGTGGCtaagaaatattaaaaaaatagcaACAAGTAAGAAACAATTTTTGTTTCAAACATGAAGGAAAACAAAAACTAACCAgttttcaatttctcactaaaactACTTCTGTAATAGCTAGTTGATAACACTTTCAGAATCACTCTAAAACAATAAATAGAAACAATATGCAAGCACACCAATATTCATTCAATGAGACCAGATATTGTAACATATACATTAAATGACAATGACATTTTGCAATATTTAGTTTCACTTAAAAGAGTACTTtgcatttaataatatttatttcatgaaaGATTTTGGTAGATATCAAAATAATTCAAGATCTTTGGAATTTTATTTCCACGATCTATTATATACTCACAAAACATTagaaaatcatcataattttttCCTTCCTCACATTTGATtggttatatttttttaatttaaagaaaaacaacaaaaaccctAGGAAATTGTATACAGGCCAACAACAAACCCTAGGAATTTGTATACATGCCAATCAGAAAAATGTAAAAAATAGAGTGAAAAATGATTTC contains the following coding sequences:
- the LOC131048204 gene encoding U-box domain-containing protein 33 isoform X2 translates to MASMEDLEALLAEIEIEHSQEIETALEEIERLKGINNCLMREKDDAIIKLQDYMESRPRIETSPSSSANLLYRIYSLNDIKSATGDFSEHLKVGEGDYGVVYKGEIEETGVAVKIRRENGFNLDQQIFHQQMDVLRDVRHVHLVRVVGECLDRGCIVSEYMVNGSLADRLFCKNGTSPLVWHVRVRIASEVCSALHFLHSLKPNGNFHCNLKPENILLDEFNTSKISDSGMAKLLPQESLIRGNISYLDPEYQRTGEFTDKSDVYSLGIIILQLLTGQKAFGLVRKVSQSLETGHLDDLLDPLAGEWPFDQALHLAYLALECTAASQQDRPNLHPTLTNTLDELQATASAIVQPAPTVVQPASIIVQPAQERQVPSLYTCPISHEVMDDPHFAADGFTYELEAIKEWFDSGHNTSPMTNARVDHTNLLPNRSLKSAIQEWKEANCPQGLTS
- the LOC131048204 gene encoding U-box domain-containing protein 33 isoform X1 → MASMEDLEALLAEIEIEHSQEIETALEEIERLKGINNCLMREKDDAIIKLQDYMESRPRIETSPSSSANLLYRIYSLNDIKSATGDFSEHLKVGEGDYGVVYKGEIEETGVAVKIRRENGFNLDQQIFHQQMDVLRDVRHVHLVRVVGECLDRGCIVSEYMVNGSLADRLFCKNGTSPLVWHVRVRIASEVCSALHFLHSLKPNGNFHCNLKPENILLDEFNTSKISDSGMAKLLPQESLIRGNISYLDPEYQRTGEFTDKSDVYSLGIIILQLLTGQKAFGLVRKVSQSLETGHLDDLLDPLAGEWPFDQALHLAYLALECTAASQQDRPNLHPTLTNTLDELQATASAIVQPAPTVVQPASIIVQPAQERQVPSLYTCPISHVSILFISLQLLQMHFLLVRNWHNLQEVMDDPHFAADGFTYELEAIKEWFDSGHNTSPMTNARVDHTNLLPNRSLKSAIQEWKEANCPQGLTS